In the genome of Streptomyces sp. Q6, the window GCAAGGTCCCGGGCCGGTCCGAGCGGGCCTCACTCGGCACGATCAAGACCGGCGTCGGAACGGCTGTCCGCTGTCAGAGGGTGGCGGCACGCAGCACAATCAGGGCGACGGAGGCCATAGCGAGGACCGCCGCCGGGGACGCGCCCTTGCGGTCGCCGACGCGCAGGTGGAAGGCGACCGCCCCGGCGAAGTAGAACGTCAGGCCGATCGCGGCGGCGATTCCGACGGGTCCCCACCAGAGTCCGGCGATCACACCGGCCGCGCCCGCGATCTGAGCGCCGATCAGGAAAGCCATCATGCGCTGCGGCACTCCGAGGGTGGACATCTGCTGCGTGATGTGCGGCGTCCGCAGAGACTTGGCCCCGGCCGATATCAGGAGAAGCGCCGACATGAGCACGGTGACGACGGCAAGCGAGACGAACATGGCTGAAACCTCAATCGTGCGAGATGCGAGTCAGGGAGCGTGCGCACCTCGACGACGATAGGCGGCCATCAGGTACCTCCAGGTAACCTTCGAGGCGTGAGCCTGCGTCCCGGAATCGTCTTCCTCGCCGACTGTCCCGCTCTCCTGGCCATGGAGATCATCGCCAGCAAATGGTCCATGGTCACGCTCTTCGCGCTGACCGACGGCCCGTTGCGCCACGGCGAGCTGGTCGAGCTGAGCGGTGGCATCTCGCGCAAGGTACTGACCCAGACGTTGCGCCGGCTCCAAGCGAACGGGCTCGTCGAGCGGCACGCGTACGCCGAGGCCCCGCCGCGCGTGGAGTACAGCCTGACCGATCTCGGGCGAACCCTGGAGGAGCCCATCAGGATGCTCACCGCATGGGCGCAGGAGAACGGCGAGGCGGTCGTCACCTTCCGGGAAACAGCCGAAGCCGCCAGGACCGTCGAGGCGGATCAGGCGACCCCGGTGAAGACCTCTTCTGTTGATCAGAACCCGAGCGGTTTCTGATCAACAGAAGAGGCTGGACCTGTAGACCCTGTGATCGGGCCCCTGCGAGAGGCCAACGCCGACCGTCACATCAGGAACTACAGGTGGAGTACTGGACGGAGAGGCCGACTCTCATCGGCAGCCGGGAGGCTTCCGCTCGGTCGGCACGAACCGCATGGTCGGCATTCCGGCGGCGTCGAAGTTGGCGGTGTCCGGCCCGATCAGGGTCATATGACCGGCGAGCCGCTGACTGTACTGCGAGGGCGGGTCACCCTTGACCTGTGGCGCCCCCGGAAACACGGAGTCGAGCACCCGCCAACGCCCGCCGAACTCCACCCACTTGATTCCGCAGTGCGTGTAGATGTCGTACGGGTACGGCTTGTGGTCCTTCGGATGCGCCGGCCCTTTCTCCCACTCGCCGTTCTCGCCCTTGGCCTCGGTACGTGCGGGCAGCGTAGGCCCGGTGTACGGGTCGTCGCCGGGGTCGTCGGACAAGGACGAACAGCCGACGAGCAACAGCCCGACGCTCAGAACCAGGACGGCGGCACGCCGCGACAGTGTCATACGCCCCAGACGTCGCGGGCCCGCGTTTCGTTCGGCCGACGAATGCGCGGCATGCGGGGTGAGTCGGAACGGCTCGGGGCCGTAGGGCATGCGCCTGCCTCGGCCTCCTACCGCTACGCCGGAACTCGCTCAGCAGAACAGCGGAGGAGTCGGTGAGCTGTCGCCTGCAACCGTCTCCCGATCCCGTACGGCATGTCACAGGGAGCCGCCCCCTCTCGTCGTAAGGCGTGTAGGCGATGTCCGGTGGAGGAGCGAGGGCTCATGAGTCTGAATGTCACGTTGTGGATCTGCACCGGCCTGCTGGCCCTGGTGGCTCTGGGCGGTGGTGTCAGCAAGGCGTTCGTGCCGACGGAGAAGCTCGCCGCCGCGCACGGTGGGGGATGGACCGGTGACGTGCCGGGGCTGTTCGTGAAGGGGCTCGGGGTGGTCGAGCTGTTCGCCGCCGTCGGGCTCGTGCTGCCCGCGCTCGTCGGGGTCGGGACCGTGATGGTGCCGGTGACCGCCGCCTGCTGGGTCGTGCTGATGGTCGGCGCCATGGCCACGCACGGGCGGCGGGGCGAGATCGGGCTCGTCGGGGTGAACCTGATCTATCTCGTGCTCGCGGCGCTTATCGTGTGGGGTCGCCTCGGCCCCGAGTCCTTCGGCGGGTGAGCGTGCGTGAACGGCGTTGTTCCAGAGGGTGTCGGGCTAGGCGGGGGAGCCGGGATGGGTGGCAGGACCGATGAGTTCGAGGAGTTGCGGCCGCTGCTGTTCTCCATCGCGTACCGGATCCTCGGCAGTGTGAGCGAGGCCGAGGACGCGGTGCAGGAGAGCTGGCTGCGGTTCGAGGCGTCGGCGACCGTGCCGCGGTCGGTGAAGGCGTTCCTGTCCGCCACCGTCACCCGGATCTCGATCGACGTGCTGCGCTCGGCGCGGGTACGCCGGGAGCGGTACGTGGGGGCCTGGTTCCCCGAGCCACTGCTCTCCGATCCGTACGAAGACCCGGCGCGATCCGCGGAGTTGGCGGACTCCGTGTCCATGGCCGCCCTGTTGCTGCTGGAGCGGCTGAGTCCGCTGGAGCGGGCCGTGTTCGTGCTGCGCGAGGTGTTCGACTTCGGGTATCCCGAGGTCGCGGAGGCGGTGGGGCGTTCCGAGTCCGCGTGCCGGCAGCTCGCCGTGCGGGCCCGTAAGCACATGTCCGAGGGGCGGCCCCGGTTCGAGGCGGACCGCGGCGAACGCGAGGAGCTGGCGGCGCAGTTCTTCGACGCGCTGCGCGAGGGCGACGTCCTCGGACTCCAGGAACTGCTCGCCGCCGAGGTGTCCATGGTCGGCGACGGCGGCGGGAAGGCCCCGCAGCTGGCCCGCGCGATCATCGGCGCCGACAAGGTGGCCCGGCTCCTCGCCTCCGTCTTCCCCGGGATGGCCAGGGTCGAGGTGTCGTTCGAGCAGCACGAGGTCAACGGCCAGCCGGGCGCGATCTTCCGCGACCGGGACGGCAAGGTCCTCAACGCCCTGGCCCTCGACATCGCGGACGGGCGGATCCAGGCGATCCGGTCCGTCATCAACCCCGACAAGCTGCGGCACGTCGGGCCGGTGGCGGACGCGTGGGCCGTCGACCAGGAGGTACGGCGCGCGATGCGGCGCGGCGACACCCTGGAGGACTGAGGCGGTCGGGGTCCGGGCGGAGGGTCCGGCCGCACCCCCGGCTCCCCCCCACCCCTCCGCAGAAATGTCGCACCGGGCCCGCCGCCGCGACATTTTCCGGCACACACCCCTAGGACGCCGGCCACACCGTCAGGTTGCCGGTCAGGAAGTTGCCCTTGCCCTCGGGCAGCGCGGTGGATTTCGTCTGGACCACGAACAGGCCGATGGTGCCGTCGGGCTGCTCGAAACAGATCTCGCTCTCCGTCGTGATCGCCGCCAGCGGCATGCGCTTGTCGGCACCCGTACCGGCGAGGTAGCCGCGGCAGTTGTCGAGGGCCGAGCCGTCTCGCTTCCAGGCCGGCGCGATCATGGTCTTGTCGCTCTCCAACGCGCAGCTGGTCTCCTTGGCGCAGGTGAAGCGGATG includes:
- a CDS encoding DoxX family protein; this translates as MFVSLAVVTVLMSALLLISAGAKSLRTPHITQQMSTLGVPQRMMAFLIGAQIAGAAGVIAGLWWGPVGIAAAIGLTFYFAGAVAFHLRVGDRKGASPAAVLAMASVALIVLRAATL
- a CDS encoding RNA polymerase sigma-70 factor, whose protein sequence is MGGRTDEFEELRPLLFSIAYRILGSVSEAEDAVQESWLRFEASATVPRSVKAFLSATVTRISIDVLRSARVRRERYVGAWFPEPLLSDPYEDPARSAELADSVSMAALLLLERLSPLERAVFVLREVFDFGYPEVAEAVGRSESACRQLAVRARKHMSEGRPRFEADRGEREELAAQFFDALREGDVLGLQELLAAEVSMVGDGGGKAPQLARAIIGADKVARLLASVFPGMARVEVSFEQHEVNGQPGAIFRDRDGKVLNALALDIADGRIQAIRSVINPDKLRHVGPVADAWAVDQEVRRAMRRGDTLED
- a CDS encoding DoxX family protein — encoded protein: MSLNVTLWICTGLLALVALGGGVSKAFVPTEKLAAAHGGGWTGDVPGLFVKGLGVVELFAAVGLVLPALVGVGTVMVPVTAACWVVLMVGAMATHGRRGEIGLVGVNLIYLVLAALIVWGRLGPESFGG
- a CDS encoding helix-turn-helix domain-containing protein — its product is MEIIASKWSMVTLFALTDGPLRHGELVELSGGISRKVLTQTLRRLQANGLVERHAYAEAPPRVEYSLTDLGRTLEEPIRMLTAWAQENGEAVVTFRETAEAARTVEADQATPVKTSSVDQNPSGF